A genomic window from Candidatus Neomarinimicrobiota bacterium includes:
- a CDS encoding 4Fe-4S dicluster domain-containing protein: MNPTGNLIGMALYLVTILLAIGVFAWLIYRRMTVLRLAESQDRFDRPWQRVKNVITVALGQKKILKKRYIWPGLMHAFIFWGFIAVAINTIHLVGQGFAPNFYLPGFAPDQSLGQFYLVFRDTFELIVIIAVLVALYRRFFVKPRRLTLSFDANLVLGLIFILMVTDFIIGGASIANGHFEGPTYMGKLFAGWFATYSQATNIVIYNVAWWLHIFALFFFLDWLPISKHFHVVTALFNVYFGALEKGALQPMNFEELEHFGVSEVHHHRWKDLLDVYTCTECGRCQDACPAFATGKELNPKEINIHTREYIDEHESALVSMLKASLKSNGNGNGSATAIEGPAYVGDIIKENVLWACTTCKACEEACPLNIEFIDRIVDMRRSLVLEEAKIEKQVATTFKNMENQQNPWGLAGSTREEWAAGLDVPRIAEVDPEELDIVYWIGCAGAFDDRAKQVSQAMVKILNAAGVKYAILGKKEVCTGDPARRIGNEYVFQMLAEQNIETFKEYNISTLLTQCPHCFNTFANEYPQFGGDYEVIHHTTFVKQLLDGGRLTLSKPRAQRITYHDSCYLGRHNDIYADPRDLLMAIPEVELVEMENSKENGFCCGAGGGRMWMEETEGHTKVNNERVNQAAAVEPDNVATACPFCATMIGDGINENGLADQMDTEDIIQMVAASI; encoded by the coding sequence ATGAATCCAACCGGTAATCTAATCGGAATGGCGCTGTACTTGGTAACGATATTGCTTGCAATAGGTGTCTTCGCCTGGCTCATCTATCGCCGGATGACAGTGTTGCGTCTGGCGGAATCTCAGGATCGGTTCGACCGGCCGTGGCAGCGTGTGAAAAACGTTATTACGGTAGCATTGGGTCAGAAGAAGATCCTTAAAAAGCGGTATATCTGGCCGGGGCTCATGCACGCGTTCATCTTTTGGGGATTTATTGCTGTCGCTATTAACACTATCCATCTGGTGGGACAGGGATTCGCACCGAATTTCTACCTTCCCGGCTTTGCGCCGGATCAATCGCTGGGACAGTTCTATCTGGTATTCCGGGACACCTTTGAGCTGATCGTGATTATCGCAGTCCTTGTCGCATTGTATCGCCGGTTTTTCGTCAAACCGCGTCGCCTAACTCTCTCCTTCGATGCCAATCTGGTGCTCGGACTTATTTTTATTCTGATGGTCACCGACTTTATCATCGGCGGCGCCAGTATCGCCAACGGGCACTTCGAGGGCCCGACCTATATGGGCAAACTATTCGCCGGCTGGTTTGCTACCTATTCCCAGGCTACGAATATTGTCATTTACAACGTGGCGTGGTGGCTGCACATCTTCGCGCTCTTTTTCTTCCTGGACTGGTTACCGATCTCCAAGCATTTTCATGTGGTGACTGCGCTGTTCAACGTCTACTTCGGCGCGCTGGAAAAGGGCGCGCTCCAGCCCATGAATTTTGAGGAGCTGGAACATTTCGGAGTCAGCGAAGTCCATCACCATCGCTGGAAGGATCTCCTGGACGTTTACACCTGTACCGAGTGCGGTCGATGTCAGGACGCGTGTCCTGCCTTCGCTACCGGGAAGGAGCTGAATCCCAAGGAGATTAATATCCACACCAGGGAATACATCGACGAGCACGAGAGCGCCCTGGTGAGTATGCTGAAGGCCAGCCTCAAGTCGAATGGAAACGGAAATGGCTCGGCAACTGCCATAGAAGGCCCGGCATACGTGGGCGATATCATCAAGGAGAACGTTCTCTGGGCGTGTACTACCTGCAAGGCATGTGAGGAGGCGTGTCCGCTGAATATCGAGTTTATCGACCGCATCGTGGATATGCGGCGCAGTCTGGTGCTGGAAGAAGCGAAAATCGAAAAACAGGTCGCCACGACGTTCAAAAACATGGAGAACCAGCAGAATCCCTGGGGATTGGCCGGTTCTACCAGAGAAGAGTGGGCGGCGGGACTCGATGTGCCGCGAATTGCCGAGGTCGATCCGGAGGAATTGGATATTGTTTACTGGATCGGTTGCGCTGGTGCGTTCGATGATCGGGCGAAGCAGGTCTCGCAGGCGATGGTGAAGATCCTGAACGCTGCCGGAGTGAAGTACGCCATCCTTGGAAAGAAGGAGGTCTGCACCGGCGATCCGGCGCGGCGCATCGGAAACGAATATGTATTCCAGATGCTGGCGGAACAGAATATCGAGACGTTCAAAGAATACAACATATCGACGCTGCTGACACAGTGTCCGCACTGTTTCAATACCTTTGCGAATGAGTACCCGCAGTTTGGCGGGGATTATGAGGTCATCCATCACACGACATTTGTAAAACAGCTGCTGGACGGTGGGCGGCTGACTTTATCAAAACCACGCGCGCAACGGATTACGTATCACGATTCGTGTTATCTCGGTCGGCACAACGACATCTATGCAGATCCCCGGGATCTGCTCATGGCGATTCCCGAGGTGGAACTAGTGGAAATGGAAAACAGCAAGGAGAACGGCTTCTGCTGCGGCGCTGGCGGCGGACGCATGTGGATGGAGGAGACCGAAGGGCATACCAAGGTCAACAACGAGCGCGTGAACCAGGCGGCGGCTGTGGAACCTGACAATGTCGCCACGGCTTGTCCTTTTTGTGCGACGATGATCGGCGACGGCATCAACGAGAACGGTCTGGCGGATCAGATGGATACGGAGGATATTATTCAGATGGTGGCTGCGTCGATCTGA